A single genomic interval of Streptomyces sp. 1222.5 harbors:
- a CDS encoding ABC transporter ATP-binding protein, with product MHGAHLSVAPGEVAAVTGQSGSGKSSLLYCLAGVLPAARGQVRFDGRVLGELPDEEMSALRRERFGFVFQYGELLPELTVEENAALPLRLAGRSKKHALAEAGRVLDRLGLGELRERRPSQVSGGQSQRVAVARALVHRPAVVFADEPTGSLDSANAAAVLREFLDLARSQGTAVILVTHDPAVAAQADSHYAMADGVLTPRGAA from the coding sequence GTGCACGGTGCTCATCTCTCCGTCGCGCCCGGCGAGGTCGCGGCGGTCACCGGGCAGAGCGGCTCCGGCAAATCCTCGCTTCTGTACTGCCTGGCCGGGGTTCTGCCCGCCGCGCGCGGCCAGGTGCGGTTCGACGGGCGCGTACTCGGCGAGCTCCCCGACGAGGAGATGAGTGCGCTGCGCCGTGAGCGCTTCGGCTTCGTCTTCCAGTACGGCGAGCTGCTGCCCGAGCTGACCGTCGAGGAGAACGCGGCCCTGCCGCTGCGTCTGGCCGGGCGGAGCAAGAAGCACGCCCTGGCGGAAGCCGGCCGGGTACTGGACCGGCTCGGTCTGGGCGAGCTGCGCGAGCGTCGGCCCTCACAGGTGTCGGGCGGTCAGAGTCAGCGTGTCGCGGTCGCCCGGGCCCTGGTGCACCGCCCGGCGGTGGTCTTCGCCGACGAGCCGACCGGATCGCTGGACAGCGCCAACGCCGCCGCCGTACTGCGGGAGTTCCTCGACCTGGCACGCTCTCAGGGCACGGCCGTGATCCTGGTGACGCACGATCCCGCGGTCGCCGCGCAGGCCGACAGCCACTACGCCATGGCCGACGGAGTCCTCACCCCGCGAGGTGCGGCGTGA
- a CDS encoding carboxyl transferase domain-containing protein, which produces MQEAPELRSAADPASEAWRANEQGHLALVEELRGKLAAAALGGGEKARARHTARGKLLPRDRVDTLLDPGSPFLELAPLAADGMYEGQAPAAGVIAGIGRVSGRECVIVANDATVKGGTYYPMTVKKHLRAQEVALDNRLPCVYLVDSGGAFLPMQDEVFPDRDHFGRIFYNQARMSGAGIPQIAAVLGSCTAGGAYVPAMSDEAVIVRNQGTIFLGGPPLVKAATGEVVTAEELGGGEVHSRVSGVTDHLAEDDAHALRIVRDIVATLPARRSLPWEVRPAVEPKVDPYGLYGAVPVDSRTPYDVREVIARVVDGSRFAEFKSEFGQTLVTGFARIHGHPVGIVANNGILFSESAQKGAHFIELCDQRGIPLVFLQNISGFMVGKDYEAGGIAKHGAKMVTAVACTRVPKLTVVVGGSYGAGNYSMCGRAYSPRFLWMWPNAKISVMGGEQAASVLATVKRDQLEARGEDWPADAEDGFKAPIRAQYERQGNAYYATARLWDDGVIDPLETRQVLGLALTACANAPLGDPQFGVFRM; this is translated from the coding sequence ATGCAGGAGGCACCGGAGCTTCGGAGCGCGGCAGATCCCGCGTCGGAGGCCTGGCGGGCCAACGAACAGGGCCATCTCGCGCTCGTCGAGGAGCTGCGCGGCAAGCTGGCCGCCGCGGCGCTCGGCGGCGGCGAGAAGGCCCGGGCCAGGCACACCGCGCGCGGCAAGCTGCTGCCGAGGGACAGGGTGGACACGCTGCTCGACCCGGGCTCGCCCTTCCTGGAGCTGGCCCCCCTCGCGGCCGACGGGATGTACGAGGGACAGGCCCCGGCCGCCGGCGTGATCGCCGGGATCGGCCGGGTCAGCGGGCGCGAGTGCGTGATCGTCGCGAACGACGCCACCGTCAAGGGCGGCACGTACTACCCGATGACCGTGAAGAAGCACCTGCGCGCGCAGGAGGTGGCCCTGGACAACCGGCTGCCGTGCGTCTACCTGGTCGACTCCGGCGGCGCCTTCCTGCCGATGCAGGACGAGGTGTTCCCGGACCGCGACCACTTCGGGCGCATCTTCTACAACCAGGCCCGGATGTCCGGCGCCGGGATCCCGCAGATCGCGGCCGTGCTCGGCTCGTGCACGGCCGGCGGCGCGTACGTCCCGGCGATGAGCGACGAGGCCGTGATCGTCCGCAACCAGGGCACGATCTTCCTCGGCGGTCCCCCGCTGGTGAAGGCGGCCACCGGCGAGGTCGTGACGGCGGAGGAGCTGGGCGGCGGCGAGGTGCACTCCCGGGTCTCCGGAGTCACCGACCACCTCGCCGAGGACGACGCGCACGCCCTGCGGATCGTGCGCGACATCGTCGCCACACTGCCGGCCCGGCGGTCCCTGCCCTGGGAGGTCCGGCCGGCCGTCGAGCCGAAGGTCGACCCCTACGGCCTCTACGGCGCCGTCCCCGTCGACTCCCGCACCCCCTACGACGTGCGCGAGGTCATCGCGCGCGTGGTGGACGGCTCCCGGTTCGCCGAGTTCAAGAGCGAGTTCGGGCAGACCCTGGTCACCGGCTTCGCCCGGATCCACGGCCACCCTGTGGGGATCGTCGCCAACAACGGCATCCTCTTCTCCGAGTCCGCCCAGAAGGGCGCCCACTTCATCGAGCTGTGCGACCAGCGCGGCATCCCGCTGGTGTTCCTGCAGAACATCTCGGGCTTCATGGTGGGCAAGGACTACGAGGCGGGCGGCATCGCCAAGCACGGCGCCAAGATGGTGACGGCCGTCGCCTGCACGCGCGTGCCCAAGCTGACCGTGGTGGTCGGCGGTTCGTACGGCGCGGGCAACTACTCGATGTGCGGCCGGGCCTACTCCCCCCGCTTCCTGTGGATGTGGCCCAACGCCAAGATCTCCGTCATGGGCGGCGAGCAGGCCGCCAGCGTCCTCGCCACGGTCAAGCGGGACCAGCTGGAGGCGCGCGGGGAGGACTGGCCGGCCGACGCCGAAGACGGCTTCAAGGCGCCGATCCGCGCCCAGTACGAGCGCCAGGGCAACGCCTACTACGCCACCGCCCGCCTGTGGGACGACGGCGTGATCGACCCGCTCGAGACCCGTCAGGTGCTGGGACTCGCCCTGACGGCCTGTGCCAACGCGCCGCTGGGAGACCCCCAGTTCGGCGTCTTCCGGATGTGA
- a CDS encoding TetR/AcrR family transcriptional regulator gives MVTRTDAPTRREQILKEAARLFAERGFHGVGVDEIGAAVGISGPGLYRHFPGKDAMLAELLVGISGQLLTGAKRRLAEADGATGTPEVLDSLIEGHIDFALDDRPLITLHDRELDRLRDSDRKLVRQLQRQYVELWVEVVREVYPALTEPSARSAVHSVFGLLNSTPHLGRAGTLPGRGAMATLLHRMARGAFAAAGER, from the coding sequence ATGGTCACCAGAACCGACGCCCCGACCCGGCGCGAGCAGATCCTCAAGGAGGCCGCCCGGCTCTTCGCCGAGCGCGGCTTCCACGGTGTGGGGGTCGACGAGATAGGCGCGGCGGTCGGCATCAGCGGCCCCGGCCTGTACCGCCACTTCCCGGGCAAGGACGCGATGCTCGCCGAGCTGCTGGTCGGCATCAGCGGCCAGCTGCTCACGGGCGCCAAGCGCCGTCTGGCGGAGGCCGACGGGGCCACCGGCACCCCCGAGGTCCTGGACTCGCTCATCGAGGGCCACATCGACTTCGCCCTCGACGACCGCCCGCTGATCACCCTGCACGACCGTGAGCTGGACCGCCTGCGCGACAGCGACCGCAAGCTGGTGCGGCAGCTCCAGCGGCAGTACGTCGAGCTGTGGGTGGAGGTGGTCCGCGAGGTCTACCCGGCCCTGACCGAGCCGTCGGCCCGCTCGGCCGTCCACTCCGTCTTCGGCCTGCTGAACTCCACGCCCCACCTGGGCCGCGCCGGCACGCTGCCCGGCCGCGGGGCCATGGCGACGCTGCTGCACCGGATGGCGCGCGGGGCGTTCGCGGCGGCCGGGGAGCGCTAG
- a CDS encoding acyl-CoA thioesterase II has protein sequence MSHALQDLLDLLDLEQIEENIFRGRSRAAVVPRVFGGQVAAQAMVAAGRTVPADRPAHSLHAYFLRPGDPGAPIVYTVDRIRDGRSFTTRRVVAVQHGKPIFHLSASFQVHEEGLDHQAPMPPAPDPATLPTSQERLRGYDHLAPDVVERFLEAREAIDLRYVDEPPYGRFGEPREPHSQVWFRTNGKLDDDPLLHVVLATYVSDMTLLDSVLLAHGRGGWAVGDVVGASLDHAMWFHRPFRADEWLLYDQESTTAHGGRGLGQARIHTQDGRLAITVIQEGVVRVPR, from the coding sequence ATGAGCCATGCACTCCAGGATCTCCTCGATCTGCTCGACCTCGAGCAGATCGAGGAGAACATCTTCCGCGGCCGGTCCCGCGCCGCCGTCGTCCCCCGCGTCTTCGGCGGGCAGGTGGCGGCGCAGGCGATGGTCGCCGCCGGCCGGACGGTCCCCGCGGACCGGCCCGCGCACTCCCTGCACGCGTACTTCCTGCGCCCCGGTGATCCGGGCGCGCCGATCGTCTACACGGTCGACCGGATCCGCGACGGCCGGTCCTTCACCACCCGCCGCGTGGTCGCCGTGCAGCACGGCAAGCCGATCTTCCACCTGTCGGCGTCCTTCCAGGTCCACGAGGAGGGACTCGACCACCAGGCGCCGATGCCGCCCGCACCGGACCCGGCGACCCTGCCGACCTCCCAGGAGCGGCTGCGCGGGTACGACCATCTCGCGCCGGACGTGGTGGAGCGTTTCCTGGAGGCCCGCGAGGCGATCGACCTGCGGTACGTGGACGAGCCGCCGTACGGGCGCTTCGGCGAGCCGCGGGAACCGCACTCCCAGGTGTGGTTCCGCACCAACGGCAAGCTCGACGACGACCCCCTGCTGCACGTCGTCCTCGCCACCTACGTCTCCGACATGACCCTGCTGGACTCCGTGCTGCTCGCGCACGGCCGCGGCGGCTGGGCCGTCGGCGACGTCGTGGGGGCGTCCCTGGACCACGCGATGTGGTTCCACCGCCCCTTCCGTGCCGACGAATGGCTGCTGTACGACCAGGAGTCGACCACCGCCCACGGCGGCCGCGGTCTCGGCCAGGCCCGCATCCACACCCAGGACGGCCGCCTCGCGATCACGGTGATCCAGGAGGGCGTGGTGCGCGTCCCCAGGTGA
- a CDS encoding FtsX-like permease family protein translates to MREFLLGLRLLSGAGRGNRVRFFLMAVGSSLGVCCLALVLTIPAILDAHDGRTAAREPQTTSAGKAPAGSTLVLQRRDPHGSKPFTRVFVARGDKDTPQPPPGLDALPGPGELFVSPRLHELMRAEPALKGLLPGREKGRIGGAGLGDPDELYAYVGTSRAALAHDPDTGALRSFGSPYAPVPVVEPSTLTNLRFALATLVLLPLAVFLSVCARLSAASRTRRLASLRLLGLSTRGTQRVNAAETVAAALLGAVLGLGEYWLLNQAMSRSGLPALRWYPADGSLSWTTVVVCLLGCPALAWFVGRASARSAATNPLAVRRTAVPKPPSKWGGLLLVTGLGIVSGFCATGLTDHPATSDGIFAVLVVGGVLLTGSGLVLTLPWLSYLLARKVAGTTRSLTLNLAMRRNEVEPGSTMRVVTGLVLLVYAASLAQGVLIEFEQVSKPGNPVQDYSLPLSALSEEQESRLAGVPGVRAHARTMVSWSKPGPAGIPPRATALVATCAQLTRLVRHTEGCREGRVMRLVDPNSSADPDMRPGASFPFELRTGRRHGAVTLTIPSATVVMRPYDPSAIGDASMIVPPTALPAHARPRSGSLVLDSDSEPRVVRGVLDGIGGVAPTVSVEPVGVNVDSLQQIAVIETLLVLGMIMGLVIGVAAFLVAVTDRAVERRAQVTAITLIGARARTLRAVQSTQVVLPLAVGLVLALVTGKLAESSYLVTGGGEVFWDFAGIPVLACAALGVVAVAALGTLPLVGRRIDPELIRRD, encoded by the coding sequence GTGAGGGAGTTCCTGCTCGGCCTGCGGCTGCTGTCCGGCGCCGGCCGGGGCAACCGCGTCCGCTTCTTCCTCATGGCCGTCGGAAGCTCCCTCGGCGTGTGCTGTCTCGCCCTCGTGCTGACGATCCCGGCCATCCTGGACGCGCACGACGGACGGACCGCGGCCCGCGAACCGCAGACGACCTCCGCCGGCAAGGCGCCGGCGGGCTCGACGCTCGTACTGCAGCGGCGGGATCCGCACGGCTCCAAGCCGTTCACCCGGGTGTTCGTGGCCCGCGGCGACAAGGACACCCCCCAGCCACCGCCCGGCCTGGACGCGCTCCCCGGCCCCGGCGAGCTGTTCGTCTCCCCGCGCCTGCACGAACTGATGCGCGCGGAGCCGGCCCTCAAGGGGCTGCTGCCGGGCCGCGAGAAGGGCCGGATCGGCGGGGCCGGCCTCGGCGATCCGGACGAGCTCTACGCCTACGTCGGCACCTCCCGGGCCGCCCTCGCGCACGACCCGGACACCGGGGCTCTGCGGTCCTTCGGCTCCCCCTACGCCCCCGTCCCGGTGGTCGAGCCCTCCACCCTCACCAACCTCCGCTTCGCCCTCGCCACGCTGGTCCTGCTGCCCCTGGCCGTCTTCCTGTCGGTGTGCGCCCGGCTCTCCGCCGCCAGCCGTACCCGGCGCCTGGCCTCGCTGCGCCTGCTGGGCCTGAGCACCAGGGGCACCCAGCGCGTCAACGCCGCCGAGACCGTGGCCGCGGCACTGCTCGGCGCCGTGCTCGGACTCGGTGAGTACTGGCTCCTCAACCAGGCGATGTCCCGCTCCGGCCTGCCCGCGCTGCGCTGGTACCCGGCCGACGGCAGCCTGTCCTGGACCACCGTCGTCGTCTGCCTCCTCGGCTGCCCGGCTCTCGCCTGGTTCGTCGGCCGGGCGAGTGCGCGCAGCGCCGCGACGAACCCGCTGGCGGTCCGCCGTACGGCCGTGCCGAAGCCCCCCTCGAAGTGGGGCGGGCTGCTGCTGGTCACCGGGCTGGGCATCGTCTCCGGCTTCTGCGCGACGGGCCTCACGGACCATCCCGCCACGAGCGACGGGATCTTCGCGGTCCTCGTCGTGGGCGGAGTCCTGCTGACCGGGTCGGGCCTGGTGCTGACCCTGCCGTGGCTGTCGTACCTCCTCGCCCGCAAGGTGGCCGGGACCACCCGGTCCCTGACGCTGAACCTGGCCATGCGCCGCAACGAGGTCGAGCCGGGCAGCACCATGCGGGTCGTCACCGGCCTGGTCCTGCTGGTTTACGCGGCCTCTCTCGCCCAGGGCGTCCTGATCGAGTTCGAGCAGGTCAGCAAGCCCGGCAACCCCGTCCAGGACTACTCCCTGCCGCTGTCGGCCCTGTCCGAGGAGCAGGAGAGCCGGCTCGCCGGGGTGCCGGGAGTACGCGCCCACGCCCGGACGATGGTCTCCTGGAGCAAGCCCGGGCCCGCCGGCATCCCGCCCCGAGCCACCGCGCTGGTCGCCACCTGCGCCCAGCTGACCCGGCTGGTGCGGCACACCGAGGGCTGCCGGGAGGGCCGGGTCATGCGTCTGGTGGACCCGAACAGCTCGGCCGATCCGGACATGCGCCCCGGCGCCTCGTTCCCCTTCGAGCTGCGGACCGGCCGGCGCCATGGGGCGGTCACCCTGACCATCCCTTCGGCCACGGTCGTCATGCGTCCGTACGACCCGTCGGCGATCGGCGACGCGTCGATGATCGTCCCGCCGACGGCGCTGCCGGCGCACGCCCGTCCACGGTCGGGCTCCCTCGTCCTCGACAGCGACTCCGAACCGCGGGTGGTCCGCGGGGTTCTGGACGGCATCGGCGGCGTCGCGCCGACGGTCTCCGTGGAGCCGGTCGGCGTCAACGTGGACAGCCTGCAGCAGATCGCCGTGATCGAGACCCTGCTGGTGCTCGGCATGATCATGGGCCTGGTGATCGGTGTCGCCGCGTTCCTGGTCGCCGTCACGGACCGGGCCGTCGAGCGCCGTGCCCAGGTAACCGCGATCACCCTCATCGGGGCGCGGGCCCGCACGCTGCGCGCCGTGCAGAGCACCCAGGTGGTGCTGCCGCTGGCCGTCGGCCTCGTCCTGGCCCTGGTGACCGGCAAGCTCGCCGAATCCAGTTATCTGGTCACCGGGGGCGGTGAGGTCTTCTGGGACTTCGCCGGGATCCCGGTCCTGGCCTGCGCGGCGCTGGGTGTGGTCGCGGTCGCGGCCCTGGGCACCCTGCCGCTGGTGGGACGCCGTATCGATCCGGAACTCATCCGCCGGGACTGA
- a CDS encoding phosphatase, translating into MPISGTPSRAQLVDHLVRTRIAGDVATPRENNLSHYRQLANGVRNFWFGLELGDRWTDEQDVLAVMAERVGVNDDPEYRYGQDTIDPELTVDALDRMAARLRKAAEGQQRVLFATGHPGGLLDVHRATADALRAAGCEIVVIPEGLQTDEGYVMQFADVAVLEHGATLWHTHSGEPMRAILNGLERAGRPLPDLVVADHGWAGYAGQHGLDSVGYADCNDPALFLGESEGTVQVVVPLDDHVVSPRHYDPMTAYLLAGAGLA; encoded by the coding sequence ATGCCGATATCCGGGACACCCAGCCGCGCCCAGCTCGTCGACCACCTGGTGAGGACCCGTATCGCGGGGGACGTCGCCACGCCCCGCGAGAACAACCTCTCCCACTACCGTCAGCTCGCCAACGGTGTCCGCAACTTCTGGTTCGGCCTGGAGCTGGGCGACCGCTGGACGGACGAGCAGGACGTGCTCGCGGTCATGGCCGAACGGGTGGGTGTCAACGACGATCCCGAGTACCGGTACGGGCAGGACACCATCGACCCCGAACTCACCGTGGACGCGCTGGACCGCATGGCGGCGCGGCTGCGCAAGGCGGCGGAGGGGCAGCAGCGGGTGCTGTTCGCGACCGGCCACCCGGGCGGCCTGCTGGACGTGCACCGGGCCACGGCCGACGCGCTGCGGGCCGCGGGCTGCGAGATCGTGGTCATCCCGGAGGGGCTGCAGACGGACGAGGGGTACGTCATGCAGTTCGCCGACGTCGCGGTGCTGGAGCACGGGGCGACGCTGTGGCACACCCACTCGGGCGAGCCGATGCGCGCCATCCTGAACGGGCTCGAGCGCGCGGGGCGTCCGCTGCCGGACCTGGTCGTCGCCGACCACGGCTGGGCCGGGTACGCGGGCCAACACGGCCTGGACTCCGTCGGATACGCCGACTGCAACGACCCGGCGCTGTTCCTCGGCGAGTCCGAGGGCACCGTGCAGGTGGTCGTGCCGCTCGACGACCACGTCGTGAGCCCGCGCCACTACGACCCCATGACGGCGTATCTGCTGGCGGGGGCCGGTCTGGCCTAG
- a CDS encoding acyl-CoA dehydrogenase family protein gives MRRTVFNEDHEAFRETIRAFIEAEVVPVYDEWFAAGQAPRDFYYKLGELGIFGINVPEEFGGAGMESHKFEAVLYEETARAGVQFGGSGVHVLLALPYIKMLATDEQKKRFLPKFVTGEEMWAIAMTEPGTGSDLAGMKSTAKLSEDGTHYVLNGAKTFITGGVHADKVIVCARTAAPTAEDRRHGISLFAVDTKSEGYSVGRKLDKLGLKTSDTAELAFVDVKVPVEDLLGEENKGFSYLGHNLASERWGIAFGAYAQAKAAVRFAKQYVQDRTVFGKPVAHFQNTKFELAACQAEVDAAEAVADRATEALDAGELTPAEAASAKLFCTEVAHRVIDRCLQLHGGYGYMNEYPIARLYADNRVNRIYGGTSEIMKSIIAKDMGL, from the coding sequence GTGCGCCGTACGGTGTTCAACGAGGATCACGAGGCGTTCCGGGAGACCATCCGCGCCTTCATCGAGGCCGAGGTCGTACCCGTGTACGACGAGTGGTTCGCCGCCGGCCAGGCGCCGCGCGACTTCTACTACAAGCTCGGCGAGCTCGGCATCTTCGGCATCAACGTGCCCGAGGAGTTCGGCGGCGCGGGCATGGAGAGCCACAAGTTCGAGGCGGTCCTCTACGAGGAGACCGCCCGCGCCGGCGTCCAGTTCGGCGGCTCCGGCGTGCACGTGCTGCTCGCCCTGCCGTACATCAAGATGCTCGCCACCGACGAGCAGAAGAAGCGCTTCCTGCCGAAGTTCGTCACCGGCGAGGAGATGTGGGCGATCGCGATGACGGAGCCGGGCACCGGCTCCGACCTCGCGGGCATGAAGTCCACCGCCAAGCTGTCCGAGGACGGCACGCACTACGTGCTCAACGGCGCCAAGACCTTCATCACCGGCGGTGTGCACGCCGACAAGGTGATCGTCTGCGCCCGTACGGCCGCGCCCACCGCCGAGGACCGCCGCCACGGCATCTCGCTGTTCGCCGTGGACACCAAGTCCGAGGGCTACTCCGTCGGCCGCAAGCTCGACAAGCTCGGCCTGAAGACCTCCGACACCGCCGAGCTGGCCTTCGTCGACGTCAAGGTGCCGGTCGAGGACCTGCTCGGCGAGGAGAACAAGGGCTTCTCCTACCTCGGCCACAACCTCGCCTCCGAGCGCTGGGGCATCGCCTTCGGCGCCTACGCGCAGGCCAAGGCCGCCGTCCGGTTCGCCAAGCAGTACGTGCAGGACCGCACCGTCTTCGGCAAGCCGGTGGCCCACTTCCAGAACACCAAGTTCGAGCTGGCCGCCTGCCAGGCCGAGGTGGACGCCGCCGAGGCCGTCGCCGACCGCGCCACGGAGGCCCTGGACGCCGGTGAGCTGACGCCCGCCGAGGCCGCCTCCGCGAAGCTGTTCTGCACCGAGGTCGCCCACCGTGTGATCGACCGCTGCCTCCAGCTGCACGGCGGCTACGGCTACATGAACGAGTACCCGATCGCCCGCCTGTACGCGGACAACCGCGTCAACCGTATCTACGGCGGCACCAGCGAGATCATGAAGTCGATCATCGCCAAGGACATGGGTCTGTAA
- a CDS encoding acetyl/propionyl/methylcrotonyl-CoA carboxylase subunit alpha, producing the protein MFDTVLVANRGEIAVRVIRTLRSLGVRSVAVFSDADADARHVREADTAVRIGPAPAGESYLSVERLLEAAARTGAQAVHPGYGFLAENAGFARACEEAGLVFIGPPADAIALMGDKIRAKETVQKAGVPVVPGSSGSGLSDRELAAAARDIGVPVLLKPSAGGGGKGMRLVREVSALEEEIAAARREARASFGDDTLLVERWIDRPRHIEIQVLADGHGNVVHLGERECSLQRRHQKIIEEAPSVLLDEATRASMGEAAVQAARSCGYRGAGTVEFIVPGGDPSQYYFMEMNTRLQVEHPVTELVTGLDLVEWQLRVAAGETLGFAQDDVTLTGHAVEARICAEDPARGFLPSGGTVLLLDEPRGDGVRTDSGLSEGTEVGSLYDPMLSKVIVHGPDRETALRKLRAALSGTVTLGVQTNAGFLRRLLAHPAVVAGELDTGLVEREVDGLVPDGVPAEVYAAAALLRHAALAPAGGSGWTDPFAAADGWRLGGEAAWTPHHLRVPGQEAVTVRVRSTPGGGTELLLPGTDQPLRGSGGTTVRSGAGHRFTFRLDGLTHTFAVLPDGTWLGRDGDTWQVRDHDPVADSLSRSAHAGADSLTAPMPGTVTVVKVAVGDEVTAGQSLLVVEAMKMEHVISAPHAGTVAELDVTPGSTVAMDQVLAVIAPTEEAE; encoded by the coding sequence GTGTTCGACACAGTGCTGGTGGCCAACCGGGGCGAGATCGCCGTACGCGTCATCCGTACGCTCCGCTCCCTGGGCGTGCGCTCGGTGGCGGTCTTCTCCGACGCGGACGCCGACGCGCGGCACGTGCGCGAGGCCGACACCGCGGTACGGATCGGTCCGGCGCCCGCGGGCGAGAGCTATCTGTCGGTGGAGCGGCTGCTGGAGGCCGCCGCCCGTACCGGCGCCCAGGCCGTCCACCCCGGGTACGGCTTCCTCGCCGAGAACGCGGGCTTCGCGCGCGCGTGCGAGGAGGCGGGGCTGGTCTTCATCGGCCCGCCGGCCGACGCGATCGCGCTCATGGGCGACAAGATCCGGGCCAAGGAGACCGTGCAGAAGGCCGGGGTCCCGGTGGTGCCGGGTTCGAGCGGCAGCGGGCTGTCGGACCGCGAACTCGCCGCGGCCGCCCGGGACATCGGGGTGCCGGTGCTCCTGAAGCCGTCCGCGGGAGGCGGCGGCAAGGGCATGCGCCTGGTGCGCGAGGTGAGCGCGCTGGAGGAGGAGATCGCCGCCGCCCGCCGTGAGGCCCGCGCCTCCTTCGGCGACGACACCCTGCTGGTGGAGCGGTGGATCGACCGGCCCCGGCACATCGAGATCCAGGTGCTGGCCGACGGCCACGGGAACGTGGTCCACCTCGGCGAGCGCGAGTGCTCCCTGCAGCGGCGCCACCAGAAGATCATCGAGGAGGCGCCGAGCGTGCTCCTCGACGAGGCCACGCGCGCGTCGATGGGCGAGGCGGCCGTGCAGGCGGCCCGCTCGTGCGGGTACCGCGGTGCGGGCACGGTGGAGTTCATCGTGCCCGGCGGCGACCCCTCGCAGTACTACTTCATGGAGATGAACACCCGTCTTCAGGTGGAGCACCCGGTCACCGAACTCGTCACCGGGCTGGACCTGGTGGAGTGGCAGCTGCGGGTGGCGGCCGGCGAGACGCTGGGCTTCGCGCAGGACGACGTCACGCTGACCGGACACGCGGTCGAGGCCCGGATCTGCGCCGAGGACCCGGCGCGCGGCTTCCTCCCCTCGGGCGGCACGGTGCTGCTGCTCGACGAGCCGCGGGGGGACGGCGTCCGCACCGACTCCGGCCTCAGCGAGGGCACCGAGGTCGGCAGCCTGTACGACCCGATGCTCTCCAAGGTCATCGTCCACGGCCCCGACCGCGAGACGGCCCTGCGCAAGCTGCGGGCGGCCCTCTCCGGGACGGTCACCCTGGGCGTGCAGACCAACGCGGGCTTCCTGCGCCGGCTGCTGGCCCACCCGGCGGTGGTGGCGGGCGAGCTGGACACCGGACTGGTGGAGCGCGAGGTGGACGGGCTCGTCCCGGACGGGGTGCCGGCGGAGGTGTACGCGGCGGCGGCGCTGCTGCGCCATGCCGCGCTCGCGCCCGCCGGCGGCTCCGGCTGGACGGACCCGTTCGCCGCGGCCGACGGCTGGCGGCTGGGCGGCGAGGCGGCCTGGACACCGCACCACCTGCGGGTACCGGGCCAGGAGGCCGTGACCGTCCGCGTGCGCAGCACACCGGGCGGCGGCACGGAACTGCTGCTCCCCGGGACGGACCAGCCGCTCCGGGGGTCCGGCGGCACGACCGTGCGGTCCGGCGCCGGGCACCGGTTCACCTTCCGGCTCGACGGCCTCACCCACACCTTCGCCGTCCTGCCGGACGGCACCTGGCTGGGCCGCGACGGCGACACCTGGCAGGTGCGCGACCACGATCCGGTGGCCGACTCCCTCTCCCGCTCCGCGCACGCGGGCGCCGACTCGCTGACCGCCCCGATGCCCGGCACGGTGACCGTGGTGAAGGTGGCGGTCGGCGACGAGGTGACCGCGGGCCAGAGCCTGCTGGTGGTCGAGGCGATGAAGATGGAGCACGTCATCTCCGCCCCGCACGCCGGCACGGTCGCCGAACTGGACGTGACCCCGGGATCGACGGTCGCCATGGACCAGGTGCTGGCCGTCATCGCGCCCACGGAGGAGGCGGAATGA